aggtttaaggtgagaagagaaagTTTTAAGAGGACCTGAAAggtaatgcccccctccccctcataccccatccgttatttttatatatatatattctttttctctctctcctttttctccctctgtccctctcactatactccttgcccatcctctgggcttccacccccaccccttttctttctccctaggcctcctgtcccatgatcctctcatatcccttcaactgtccagctcttggctccatccctccctgctcctgtcttctcctatcgtctcggatctccccctccccctcccactttcaaatctcttactagctcttccttcagttagtcctgacgaagggtctcagcccgaaacgtcgactgtacctcttcctagagatgctgcctggcctgctgcattcgccagcaactttgatgtgcgttgcttgaaattccagcatctgtagatttcctcgtgtttattaatgtatagttttcataaattctattctatatcattactttcctgtaaatgtctgtcaGAAAATAACTCTCAAGTAGTATATGTTGACACTTGTGCACTTTCGATgacaaatttattttgactttgaagtTTTTAAACATTGTTTGGTGTGTCTTTCTGGAACAACCTACTAGAGAAAGTgacaggcaggtacaataacatgtAAAAGGTATTTGGACggggacatagataggaaagcTTTAGGGGATATCGGCCCCTCAAGGCTGGCTCACGTATCAGCtgtgttgaagggcctgtttctgtaccaaTGACTCAGTAACCGTGACAGGAAAATCCCTCAAACCCACTGCATCACAACCGTAACTTCAGCTCTGAATCCTTCCCCCTAATCTACACCACTcagaagtatttatttatttagtgatgccGCATGGAGTCGGCTCTCCCTGCCCCAGCGAACCTGATTAACCCAAacctaatttacaatgaccaaataacctacccgATGCatctttgtgggaggaaactggagcaccaggggaaacccacacatttcatggggaggatgtacagattcTTTACCGAACGGTGCCGGAAGTGAACTGGAgcaccaggggaaacccacacattccacgggcaGGATGTATAGATTCTTTACCGAACGGTACTGGAAGTGAACTGGAgcaccaggggaaacccacacattccacgggcaGGATGTACAGATTCTTTACTGAACTGTGCCGGAATTGGACTCCGAAACACCCCACCTTGTAAGAGTGTCACACTAAcggctatgctaccatggtgcccaaaatattcaaagattctgcCTCACTACTCTTTGAGGAAGagaacatagtacagtacaggcccttcagcccacaatgccatATCAAACTTTTAACCTGATTGTAAGATCAATttaagtctttattccttctgaCTTAGCTCCAATCTTCTATAatccatgtgactatctaagagtttcttaaatgtccctaatgtatctgcctctagaaCCACCCCTAACAGGgcgttccatacacccaccactctctatgtaaataaactacctctgatatctcttctatgcttttttccccccaatcaccttaaaattatgtccccttttacatgtcatttccaccctgagataaagtctctggctgtcacGCGATCTACACCTCTTGTCCTCTaagaactcaccactctctgacaaaGAAGTATATTTTTTTCCCTGTCTTAAATAGTGAATCCCTCTGTTTagacagtgaccccccccccatctcattCTATATTGTCTCCCATGTGGAAGTATACTCTCCACCTTAACTGCTCAGCATCTTATGGTTCAACTCCGGAGTCATAGATCAGGTTTGCGACCATTGATTTGTTGTACAGGGCAAGACCCAAACATTACTattaattataaaataaataaattgtgtcgAAGACtaatagagtcacacagcacagaaacaggcccttcagcccaacacttCTGTGCCGACCGAGATACCCAtctcagctagtcccatttacttGTTTCTGGTTCATATCCCTCGAAAACTCTTTCTCATTCACAGTTACAATATGATCTGTGTGACGGCAGGCAAAACGAAGTTTCCtactgtacctcagtacgtgtgacaataacaaTATGACAATTTTGTGCCGTGGCAGTGTAGCatttagcatgacactattactgcCCAGGGCCTCAGTGTTGGCatttcaattctggtgccgtaagtacaggagttggtatgttcctTCCTGTaaacagcgtgggtttcctcagggtgctctggcttcctcccacagtccaaaggcgcaccggttagtaggtaattggtcattataaattgccctgcgattaggttagggttaattccCACTgccactgccagtaaggagtttgtacattctccctgtgactgcgtgggtttcctcagggtgctctggcttcctcccacagtccaaaggcgcaccggttagtaggtaattggtcattataaattgccctgcgattaggttagggttaattccCACTgccactgccagtaaggagtttgtatattctccctgtgactgcgtgggtttcctctgggtgctctgacttcctcccacagtccaaaggcgcaccggttagtaggtaattggtcattataaattgccctgcgattaggttagggtggaaaacacgagaaaatctgtagatgctggaaatccgaagcaccacacataaaatgctggaggaactcagcaggtcaggcagcgtctatggaaaagagtaaacagtcgacgttcccGGTTGAGATCTGAAACGTCAGGACTAATGAGGGGTTTCCgctggaaatgtcgactgtttactaaacacaaaatactctgcagatgctggggtcaaagcaacacgcacaacacgctggaggaactcagcaagttgggcagcatccgtggaaacgaacagtcagaGTAAGATTAACGATGCGGCTTGTTGCGcgagaaggacctattctgcgctGAATCTTTAAATGAACCAACTACAtcgggtcaggcggcatctaaggagggaaatggacagtcagcgtttcagaccAAGGCGCGTGGACTGCCCATTTCAGTCGCAAAGTCTGTTGACCCACTGAGTCGGTCCAGTTGCTcattgctgtctgacctgctaagcccctccagcattctgtgtgtgtgtgttgctgtagattccagcgtctcttgtgtctccatatcTTGAGTGCCACAAGCACCCGCAACTGACCGTGCCTGCTTATCTTACAGGTGGAATTTCACTCGCCAGGAGAAGACCTCGTATGTTCCAGGGCAGACTACAGATGGAAAGCCCCTCGCGTAGCTGGGTCTGGCACATGGCTGACTCTCCTCGTAGCAACAGCGTGGGCTCGAATCCCTCCACCTCGTAACTCACAGGGGGACGGGCGGAGGCGCGAAGGGACGTTCGGAGGTTTACCTTGCCTCGCGTTTGGGAATGGCTCTGCAGAATCCTGCCTCTCCCTCGCTCCAAGGCGCTCCCTCAGTGGACTCGGACCCTACAAGGAGGTTGCCCAGAAAGTGAATGGACACTTAATTTACCCCCGCCCCAAGACTTTTAGGTTgctttgtgcgtgtgtgtgagagagcgtgGGTTGTCTGCATCTTCAACTTTTTTTTGGCTTTGCGTGTTCTTTGAACATGACCCATGGCGAGGAACTTTCCTCTGAAATGCACCAAGATTCCGTCGTGTTGACTTACCTCGAGAGCGTACTGATGCATCGAGCGGCGGTGGCCAGCGCGGCCGGCTCTCCTGGCAAGAGCGGCCCCGAGGGGTCGGCGCATCCGGGCAGAGGGGCCGAGGGAGCGCTCGACACCGCCCCCGTCCCCGGCCGACCCCctgccccttcccctcccagGGCCGCCAGAACGGGCCCTGCGCTCAACGTGAAGAAGGCGAGGCTGCTACAGGGGGAGGCGTGGGACGGGGCAAAGAGGAGGAAGATCGGTGGTCAAGAATCCAAGAGTCAGGAGAAACCCCAGCAGCAAACCCACAGCACCCTACTGGCTTCCCTCTTGCAGTCCTTCGGCTCCGGCTTGCAAGACCACCAGCAGCGCGGGGCGTCTCCGGGAAGCCGAGCTTCTTCGCCcgaggaggaggatgaggagcCCGGGGCTTGCGGGCGGCTGGCAGCTCTGCTGGACGGTGGGAAGAATGAGGAGCCCCGGCGAGAGAGTTCGCCCCTCCCCGGCGCCCAGCGTCTCTCTTGCTCCGCCCGGCTCAAGGCGGTAGCCAGCATGGTGGGTAAAGGCGCCAGTGCCCCCAGCTCACCCAAACCCAGCGCCGCTTGCAGCCAGCTCGCTCTGCTCCTCTCCAGCGACTGCCAGCTCCAACAGTATTCCCGTGCACGATCCCTGGCCCCCTCGGCGAGTCAGAGGCTGGCGGCCATAGCCAGCAAGAAGCTCGCTGGGGTCCCGCCGCCGGAGCGGCCGGCTGGCAAGGGTCCCGCCTCGGTCCCCCGGGACAGGGTCAGCCGCTCGCCCGCTTCCCCGGCCGCCGGTAGTAGCCTCCTGAAACACCTCCTAAACTCACCCAAGCTTCCGGCCGCTAACGGTCACGCCTGGGCTGCAGCGGGAGAGATGGGCCCCCGTCCTGGTAGCCACCCGCCAGCTGGTGGCAGGCCATCCAGGGAGGGCGGGGAGGAGGAGCGGGGAGGTGTCGGCCGCCGCGTCGAGCCCGAAGTCCGCTCCAACTGCACTCCCATGGACTTGTCCACCAAAGGCAGGGCGTCATCCTGCGAACCCGCGTCCCTGCAGCCCGGCACCCTGGAACAGATGACCGAGTCCTTGCTCTTCAgttggaaccccaaagccccgGGACTCAAGGGTCCTGAACCCAAGGTGGACGAGGAGGGCGCCGAACCCAAGGGCCACCAGAAGGTCACCCTGCTGCAGTTACTGCTGGGTCACCACCAGCAGGGCAGCCGCACTCCTGAACCCGGCGTCGGGGAAGCAGCCACAGCCCGGAGCAGGCGACCCAGCCAAGTAGAGCCCTTCCCATCCCCCGCTCCCTCCTTGGCGGAGAGGAGTACCTCCCTGAAGCCCCGTGGTAGCCTCGGGGCCCGCCGGGGCCAGCCCGCCTCCCCCGCCGACTGCCCGTCGCACACCCTGCCACCGCAAGCCGACCCCCCGGCGAGACCCCGGCCCCAGCCGAGCGACGCGGCCAAAGCCCAACGCTTTCTTCCAGAACGGCCGGTGGCTAGCGAGTCACCGCGGGCCGCCCCGTTCCCCAAGCAGCTCTTCCCCCTGGAGTTGCGCCAGTCCAGCCCCTGCGCTTCCACACCTGTGCTGGGGGGCGACGGCCGCCTCTCCAACTTCTCCTTCAGCGCCAGTAAGTTACTCCACGACCTGGCGCGGACCGGGTCCCATAGATCGCCCGAGCCTATGCATTTAGAGCCCGAGCTCAAGGCCTCCCTGGAGCCCAAGATGGCCAAGGAGGGTGGAGGGCGCCCACTCGGATTCCAGCGGAGTGATCCCGGGACGGGACAGGAGCGAAGGGCAGGGCGGGCAGGCGATCTGGAGAGACGCAGCGTCCTCCAGCTGTTGCTGAGGAGCACTGAGAAGGAGCACGGACAGCCGCGGGCTCGGCGGGGCGAGCAGCCGGCAGCGCCGGATAGCCTCGCTGACGCCAATGTCGTCTCCATTGTCAAAGTGAAGACCGAGCCCAACGAAGATGATGATGGTGGAACCCCCTTCTATAGGGCGGAGGAGAGCCCCGAGTGCCAGAGGCGAGCCACCGGGACCCCCTTGGTGTTGGAGAACCTGAAACAAGAGGTTGGGTCACCTCGGCCGCCATCTCCCTTAGTGTCCGCCAGCCACGCCAGGGGAGGGGTCCTTAGCCAGCTACTGCGGCACAGCTCGGGACCACCGCAGGGGTACCTCTCCAGCGGGCAGGCCGGCCTAGAAGCATCGGCCGCCCCCTCCAACCCTTGCCCCGGGCTGAGGCACTTACTGCCCAGTTCTCCAGCCGATCGCCGGGACCTACAGAAGATGCCGGAACGCCCGGTTGCCGTTAACGGTCACGCTTTCTACTCCAACGGGCTGTCGGCTGCGGAAGCAGGCTGCAAACCCCAGGAACGCGGGCTTGGGCACGGTGGCGCGGAGACGGAGCCCCGCAGTTACCTGAAGGATACGCAAGGATTCAATGTACTGAAGCAACTGCTGTTGTCCGAGAACGGCATCAAAGCTCTGTCCCACCACCGGACTCTGCAGAACGGTGGCTCGGCGCGGGACCCGGGCGAACCCAAGACACCAGGTGGGGCCCCCACCCAGTTTTACCGTGAGCGCGAACTCAGGAGGGGCGGGAAGGAGAGCCCAGCGCAGCCCCCCAGGTATCCCGGGACAGCCCGGCTCCCTCAGCCCCAGAGAAGAACCCATCCCGAGCCACCCTGGCTCACCAAAGCCAACCCAATACTCTATTACATGCTGCAGAGAAGCGGGGACGAGGTCCAGCCGAGAGGGAGCGAAGGAGACGcgttcagaaaggacaggaagaggCATCATCCTCGTTCCGATGCCGAGAGTCAGGCCGGCCCGTGCTGGGTGAAGGAAGAGCCGGAGGAACCCCTGGCATGTTTTGAGTCCCTTCACGTCCCGCCACCGCCAAGTCCCGGGCAGATCATGGAGAAAGTGGCCGCAATCAAACGCGAGCCGGATTGAGAGAAGGGCCTCCGGCGAAAGCAGACAGATCAGACAAGCAAGAAGACAATCTTGTTATTAGGACCAGGTCTTGTGCAATATCCCGCGGGTCAGCTACCGGGAAAGCACATgctgaatatatatataatatatagagagaaatgtatataatatatataacagCGCCGACAGACATCTTACTGGAGGGCGTGCTCGTTTGGGACTTGTATCTGTTGTCAGGAATGTCAAAATATTGGGATCTACCGATTTTtatattataattttatatatagacagatatatattacacacacacgcacatacgcaacacatacatacacacacacatacacaccacacacacacacacacacacacacagcggaCGAAACCACTTGTCTTCCGCTCTCTTAGATCTGCATGGTGATTACAGcgggtgggtgtgctggttagGGAGAGTGAGACCATGTTAGCTTGGGATCCCTGCGCTGAGCTCCCTCTCGTGTAGGCGCCCTcgcaagggggaggggagaaccgCGACAGCCCCGCCTAAGTTCTCTGCCCTTTGAGACATGCTGTTTATTTCTGCTCGGGGGccccctcctccctcacacacttctCTCTTGGCCGCGCCTCTGATCTTACTGTTAGGGTTCGCGCTCCAGTGCAGAGAAATAGATAttaaaatgtgtgtgtgagagaggggggggcggggtgggaatAGTGCgaatgtggtggagagagggtgagatCGCGGTGGTACAAACTCCCAATTCTCcacaatacattttttaaaaatttcgtAGCTCCTTCCAACGCATCTTACCTCCAAACGCAAAACGGTGCGTAAAACCAGCTGTTTTTTGAGGGGGTGGGGCTGGTTTCTTTTCAAGACGACCGTCGTGTTTTGTCCATGCGAGCGAACCATTACCTACTCTTTCGCCCGCCGCTGATTTTTACCATCTCTCTGTCTCTTGCTCTGCGAGGAGTTGGCATCTCCCGAGAGTTACGCAGCTCGTTATGTACATTGACTGTTCAAtgagtgtgtatatatacacagtgCCCGTACGGATGTTGAATGGGGGAAGGTGCCTATTTTGTGTTGCATGTGTTTGCATTTGCAAGTGTTAAATATTGTATAGTTATATATGCATATTTTGTCCAATCTATTGTTGAAACTATTGTTGAAGAAGCCCTCTAACTCCGCAATCCGCATGAGACGAAAAGCATGTGGAAGTCCTATGCACAAAAAAATGTGAtgtgtttattaaaaaaaaatacaagatttaaaaaaaggagaGTAAAAGAGAATTTAATGTCTTAATAATCTAATTTTAATTACTTACTTGGTCTGTACATGGTGTACCAGTGTGCTTCTCTCTGAAGACGGAGCTAGCAGGGTATATTTTGAACGTTAACTCATTTCTTTGCAACCTGTTTCTTTCCAAACTGTTTCTCCTTGCTATGCTGGAGCCCGTTTTAGTAATTGGTCcagatatttatttatatctcaATTTTAATTTGAAAGTTGAATGAAGATCTTTGGAATCAGTTCACTTCTCACCCATTACTGTGGGAGTCCCCATTGGAAATTCCTCCCTTATCTTTCACAGTTAGTTCCACGTTGAGGATTCTGAATGGGTTCCTGGTTCCCAGTCAGACAATCAGTGTCAAAAGGTGCTGAGCCCAAATCCAGACCAAGTTGGCAGTCAACCTGCAGGATTCAATTTTTCTCTTGCTAGACCAGTAGAAGGCAGATGTTTAAATCAAAGGGGGTAGCAAGAGATGGACCACCAAGTCTGAATATCAATAGAAATTGTCGCAGATTGGCTTATCATCGAAACATGTTCTGGGATGAGCAATGTTAAAGCAAATTGGAGCAAGGATTTATCCCTTGTTGACTTCCTTCTGGCAACGGGTGGCTTGTTGTTGGCTCTCCAACCTTTGCTTGGGTGACTGAGGTCTTTATTGAATGTGGTTTGCTGGTTGAATGATTGACTGCACTTGGGCATCTCATTCAGGTCCTTAGCTGAGTGGTCACAGGGCAGGGAACAGTAGAACATCGGTTCGgtcaattctatttccttccagtTACTAAGCGGGCATTCCAGTTGGTAacaggaaaaaaagctgagagctactttgttttgttttggaatgaaaattgattttcctgtaaatatctgGATTTACTTTTTCCTTCTTGAAGAATGCATCTGTAAACAAAaaagtttagttttttttaaagatatttcaAAGCAATTAGCTTTTTGGGGTTTATTTGATCTTTTATGAAATGTTGCTCCTGATCTAATACAAACCGTGAGAACTGTACCAGTTTTTTTTGTACtctgcaaaaaataaataaactttggAATGAGAGGAGTGTAATGCTGGATGTCTTTACTCCTTTTCTTCACCTTCTCCTGGATACAGACCTGAAGTAGACAAATAGACAGTGCAGAAGGACAGAAAGTGTCAGCATGCATATGATGGGCTGGATggtgtgttcctgtgctctatgTAAGccaatgagacataggagcagaactgggcctTCTGGCTCATGGTGTCTActctatcattccatcatggctgaatcatcatccctctcaaccctattctccttgtcttctccctgtaacctttgatgacctgactaatcaagaacctatcaatctctgctttaagtatgcccaaagacttgtcctccacaactATCCGTGGCAATgacttctacagattcaccaccccctggctaaagaaattcttcctcatcgctGCTCTGAATGGATGTCTCTTTATTTGAGGTTGTGCTTTCTGGTCCAGACTCCCCCTGTATTGGaaaccacctctccacatccactctatttgggtTTCAATGGGGTtctccctcactcttctaaacaccagcaaatgctcctcatgtgttaacctttcattcccaggatcaatcttatgaccctctccaatgacagcacttTTTTTCTTAGGgaccgaaaactgctcacaatagtctgaccaatgccttataaagcctcagcatttgcTTTTACGTACTAGttgtctcaaaatgaatgccaacatttgcaattgccttcctcaccccgattcaacctgcaaattgtgctttagggaatcctgcacatagatccccaagtccctttgcattttcgccctgtttagaaaataatctgtctttattccttctacaaaagagcatgaccatacacttccctacactatattctatcagccagttctctgcccattcttctgcAGATACCCTGCTTTGTCaatactagagtcatagagtacagcacagaagtggttccttcagcccatctaatgcaTGCCGAAAACCATTTAAATGCCCTGTTCCtaacaacctgcaccaggaccatggccctccataaccctactgtccttgtacctattcaaacttaaatgttgaaattgagtttgcatggaccacttctgctggcagctaattccacattctcacatCCCTAATagaagaagtttcccctaatattccccttaaacttcctcATCTTTCACCCATTACCCATGTCATCTGGTTGTAGTCTGACCCAACCtaggtggaaaaagcctgcttgcttttgtcctatctatacccctcataattttgtatacctctatcaaaactctcaatcttctactttctaaagaatgcagtcctaacctattcaatctttctttataactcaggtcctccagaactagcagcatcattgtaaattttctctgtactctttcaaccttgtttacatctttcctgtaggtaggtgaccaaaactgcacacaaaactccagattaggcctcatcaacattttatacaacttaaacataacatcccatcttctgtgctCAATATATTGACTTATGAAGGACCAACATgctgaaagctttctttatgactctatccacctgtgacaccacttccaatgAATAATGTActtccagattcctttgttctaccacactactTAGTGCCCTACCTTTTACAGTGTAGTAACACCTACCCTGGTCGGTCCTAACGAAGtggaaaacctcacacttgtctgcattaagttccatctgccatttttgcagctgatgcagatccctctgcaagccatgatagccttcctcactgttcactacatccccaatcttggtgtctgcacaaatttgctgatccaactaaccacattatcatccagttcgttgatatggatgacaaacaacaaaggacccagcacccatccctgcggcacaccactaatcacaggcctccagtcagagaggcaactcttTACTACCAccccctggcttctcccactgtctaatccaatttactatctcatcctgatTGCCcagtaactgaaccttcttgaccagcctctcatgtgggacctcgtcaaacgccttactaaagtccatatagacaacatccactaccttgctatcatccactttcctggtaacttccttgaaaaactataagactggttggacatgacctaccCCACACGATGCCATGCTGACTACCTTTAATTagcccatgtctatccaaatctGTAtctatccggtcccttagaataccttccaataattttcccacaactgatgtcagagtcACCTACCTAtaaaaataagtggtgcaaaaagagaacaaaatagtgagatagttttcatgggttcattgtccattcagaagcctggtggtggaggggaagaagctgtccctgaaacattgagtgggtgtgtctttaggctcttccacctctttcttgatggtggcaatgagaagagggcacgtcctggatggtgaggctccttaatgatagatgccagtctcctgaggcattgccttttggagATCTTGCCCAGGgtgaggaggctggtgcccatgatggagctggctgagtgtgcAATCCTGTGCGGTGAAGCCTACATTCCtgaaggtgatgcaaccagttagaatcctCTCCACGATACACCTGTAGTAATttgtgtgtctttggtgacataccagattttttcaaactcctcatgaaaaaTCCAGCCGGCcagttggcacagattttcactGCACTGCTCGTTACACCACTGGGACCCGACACCTTGCGAAGCTtcacttttttattttatttagagctgCTGCACGGAAACAGCAGGATCCCAATCTCTTGAAGCGAGATTGGAAGTCAGAACGAGTATTTCTAAATTGGCACTTTAGCAAGAGTACTAATGAAAGAGCATATTGTGGGCCAATAGGCCCACAATAGAAAAAGAGGTTaagagaaagattagctttatttactaCCTGTACATTGCAGCTGAAAAACCGAGGGGTGAACCCAACagttgaatggcccaattcttacACCTTGAAGAAGATCATGGGGAGTGAGTTcggttatttgtttatttattttaaaatacacaGCAGAACAGGTGCAACAAAGCCGTACAACTCACCTATTTAAGCCTAGCTTAATcataagacaatttacaatgaacagttACCAttatgaaggaggtacaggagtctgaaggcacacactcaacaattcaataacagcttcttcctctactTAACATtacccactacttttttgtaccccttatttaatttaacaaatatatacagccagggcatcaaaggttatggtgagaaggcgggggagtgggactaaatgggagaatggattagctcatgataaaatggtggagcagactcaatgggccgaatggctgacttctgctcctttctgttatggtcttatggtcttatttactgcaaatcagtttttattattatgtattggaatatactgctgctgcaaaacaacaaattttgcaacatatgccagtgatattaaacctgattctgattctgattaatctactaattggtacatctttggactttgggaggaaactggggcacctagAGGGAACCCACGGGGTCACTTCTTTCAGATAGCGCCAGAACTGAaaaatgccccaagctgtaacagtatCACGCTAACCACTATCCCACTGTGATGCCCTTCTTCCTATTGGCCTGCGCCAGAAATTATGGCTCATTTAATATCAGTCTTGATGTCATCGTTGCCTCTGGAAAACCACTATGCACTGTGGCTGCTGCCTGTCCCTACAATAACCAGCATGTCAAAACATTAATTAATTGTCTGCAAAATGCTTTGGGGCACAGATAGGTCATGGAATTCACTGCAGAAAAGCTTCCTCTTACCAGCTCAGGACCTAATTGGGGTCAGTTTAGGATCTCTCCCATGAGAAACTCCCCAACCTAGAGCCTCAAGTTCTGAGACACATGAACTGAGGAGGGGTGTGAAGGTGGGACTGGGGACCAGGGAGATAAATAAATGACAAGTCAAGCCGAGAAAGATACGTCTCAGCTGCCCCCATTGCCCCCTAACAACGTGTTGGCCTTTGGATAAGAACAAAGTTTAATTTGGGAGACTTTGTTTGCACATGTCATCAAGGATCTAATCCCTTTCTTTACAATAA
This genomic stretch from Mobula hypostoma chromosome 6, sMobHyp1.1, whole genome shotgun sequence harbors:
- the nrip1a gene encoding nuclear receptor-interacting protein 1; protein product: MTHGEELSSEMHQDSVVLTYLESVLMHRAAVASAAGSPGKSGPEGSAHPGRGAEGALDTAPVPGRPPAPSPPRAARTGPALNVKKARLLQGEAWDGAKRRKIGGQESKSQEKPQQQTHSTLLASLLQSFGSGLQDHQQRGASPGSRASSPEEEDEEPGACGRLAALLDGGKNEEPRRESSPLPGAQRLSCSARLKAVASMVGKGASAPSSPKPSAACSQLALLLSSDCQLQQYSRARSLAPSASQRLAAIASKKLAGVPPPERPAGKGPASVPRDRVSRSPASPAAGSSLLKHLLNSPKLPAANGHAWAAAGEMGPRPGSHPPAGGRPSREGGEEERGGVGRRVEPEVRSNCTPMDLSTKGRASSCEPASLQPGTLEQMTESLLFSWNPKAPGLKGPEPKVDEEGAEPKGHQKVTLLQLLLGHHQQGSRTPEPGVGEAATARSRRPSQVEPFPSPAPSLAERSTSLKPRGSLGARRGQPASPADCPSHTLPPQADPPARPRPQPSDAAKAQRFLPERPVASESPRAAPFPKQLFPLELRQSSPCASTPVLGGDGRLSNFSFSASKLLHDLARTGSHRSPEPMHLEPELKASLEPKMAKEGGGRPLGFQRSDPGTGQERRAGRAGDLERRSVLQLLLRSTEKEHGQPRARRGEQPAAPDSLADANVVSIVKVKTEPNEDDDGGTPFYRAEESPECQRRATGTPLVLENLKQEVGSPRPPSPLVSASHARGGVLSQLLRHSSGPPQGYLSSGQAGLEASAAPSNPCPGLRHLLPSSPADRRDLQKMPERPVAVNGHAFYSNGLSAAEAGCKPQERGLGHGGAETEPRSYLKDTQGFNVLKQLLLSENGIKALSHHRTLQNGGSARDPGEPKTPGGAPTQFYRERELRRGGKESPAQPPRYPGTARLPQPQRRTHPEPPWLTKANPILYYMLQRSGDEVQPRGSEGDAFRKDRKRHHPRSDAESQAGPCWVKEEPEEPLACFESLHVPPPPSPGQIMEKVAAIKREPD